GGATGTCCTTCCTGCCGTGGGCGGTTCGGCCGCCCGCGGCCGGGGAGATGCGCGTGCCGGGCAGCGCGTCCAGCAGGTCGTCGGCCGGGCAGCGGCCCCGGGCCACATGGCGCTCCAGGTACCCGGCGACGGCGTCCGTCAGCTCGGCGGTGGCGCCGAGCCGGGGCAGGGCGTCCAGCGCCGCCGCGAAACACACGGCGGCCACCTCGCGCAGCTCCGGGTCGGCGAGCCCCCGCCGGGCCGCGTCGGTCCACAGCGGGTTGTGCGGTGCGGGCAGGTTATGGGCCCGCTCCGCCAGCGTCTTCACGCTCCGGTAGGCGGTCTCGGCGGCCATCGGGTCGTCGAAGAGCGCCGCCGTCACCGCGAGCGGCACGATCCAGCCGTCCTCGCCGGGCTGCGCGTCGATCATCCGCAGCTCCAGGTGACCGCGCGGCCTGACCGGCGGGAAGAGGGTGGTGAGGTGGTAGTCCAGATCCGCCCGGGTGGGCGGCCGGGGCCGTCGCGAGCGCGTCCACTCCCGGAAGGTCAGCCGCTCGGGTACCTCCCACGGTCCGCTGTCCCGGCGCACGCACATCACCGGGGAGTCCAGCACGTGCCGGGCCCACGCGGCCCGCGGCTCCTCGTCCAGCGGGGGCGCTCCCGCGCGGCCCGCGCCGATCTCCATCCACATCAGCTGCCGGGTGGACAGCCAGCCCGTCGGCAGCCCGCCGATCAGCGGGGAGTTGGCGAAGGCGGCCACCAGGACCGCGCCCAGCTGGTGCGCCAGCCACCAGCGCCGCCCGTGCCCCAGCGGGCCCGGCTCCTCGTAGCCCGCGTCGACGCAGACCTGGACGGAGGCGGAGGCCCGCATCATGTGGCGGCCGGCCGGGCCGGTGCGGTCCAGACACGCCTCCATCGCGTCGTAGCGCGGCTCGCGCAGGAACCGGCGCGGCAGACGGAAGGGGTCGTGGCCGATGCCGACGAGGTCGAGCCCGTCCCCGGCGAGGACGGTGCGCACGGCGGCCAGGTCGGCGCGGACGGTCCGGACGCACTCCATCAGGGAGGCGGCGGGCGGCGAGCTGAGCTCCAGCTGACCGCCGGGCTCCACGGTGAGCGCCGAACCGAGGGGCACGGCCCGCAGCGCGGCGTAGGCCGCGGCAAGCCGTTCGGGTGTCACGGGGCGCTGTGGCGAACCCCGCTCGTGGACGAGCCATTCCAGCTCCACACCGAGGGTGCGGGGCGGCCCGGTCTTGAAGCAGATGCCCTGGACCAGGGCGTCCACCTCGGCCTCGGTGACGGCGGTACGGTCCTCCGTACAGTCACCACCGTCGGTGATCGCATCGGACATGTCGGGATCCTCCTGAGATTCCACCATGCCGCCGGTCCGGTGTTCGATGAGCCGGGCCGGCACTCGTCCCACCCAAGACCCTTGTGCCGGTTCGCACAAGACCGCCGTTCCGGGCGTTCTTCGACCGTTCGTCTCCGTGACCGTCCGTGGTTACGGCGGGCTCCGTGAGCGGGAAACTCCGTTGCACCGCATACCAGCATCACCCAGGATGACCGCATGAGCACGACGGGGGAGACCGCGCGGGCCGCGGTCACGGCGCCCACGGGGGTGGCGCCATGAGCGCGCGCCTGCGCGGGATCGCCGCGCAGACGGAAGAGATCGTGGCGGCGGGTCGCTACCGGGCCCCGGACGGCCGGGAGGTACCGCTCGCGGCGGCCGTCGAGGCCGCCAGGGCCGGCACCCGGATGTACGGCCCCGGGCCGGTCCCGGTGCCGCCCGCACCCGGCACCGAACAGTTCGTCGAGGTCACCGGCGAGAGCAGCACGGAGGCGGCCCGCAGACTGGCCGGCGCCCCGGTGGCCGTACTGAACTTCGCCTCCGCGCGGAACCCCGGCGGCGGCTACCTCAACGGCGCCCAGGCCCAGGAGGAGGCCCTGTGCCGCGCCTCCGCGCTGTACACCTGCCTGCTGGAGGCCCGGGAGTTCTACGAGCACCACCGCGCCGACCGTGACCCGCTCTACTCCGACCGGGTGATCCACAGCCCGGCGGTGCCCGTCTTCCGCGACGACCGGGGGCGGCTGCTGGCCGAGCCCCACCTCGTGGGCTTCCTGACCGCCGCCGCCCCCAACGCGGGTGTGCTGCGGCGCCGGAGCCCCGAGCGCGCCGCCGAGATCCCGGCCGCCCTCGCCACGCGGGCCGAACGGGTCCTGGAGACCGCCGCCGCCCACGGCTACCGGCGCCTGGTCCTCGGCGCCTGGGGCTGCGGCGTCTTCCGGAACGACCCGGCCCAGGTCGCGGAGGCCTTCCGCGCGCTGCTCGGGTCCGGGGGCCGGTTCGCGGGGACCTTCGAGCACGTGGTCTTCGGCGTGCTCGACCGGTCACCGGGGGCCACGGTGCGGGAGGCCTTCGCGCGGGCCTTCCCGCACGCCGGCGGCTGAGCCTGGGGTAGCGGGCCTCGGCCTTCGTGCGGATGTTCCCGTGCGGGTTCCGGTACGAGGGCGGCCGGGCGCCGCCTCGGCCGTCGTGCGGATGTCCCCGCGCGCGGGCGGCTGTGCGCCGAGGTCCGGCGCCGTGCTCAGGTCCAGCCGTACCGCTCGTGCAGCCGCTGCCGGACGAGGTTGAACCGCATCCGGTCCAGCGCGCACGCCTCCCGGCGCATCCCGTCCTCGTGCAGCCGCAGCACCCGGTCCACGTCCACCCAGGAGTCGCGCCCCGAGCGGTCCCACGGCCCGCTGCCGATCGCCACCCACTCCCGGTCGCCGTCGTGCCGCTTGCTGGAGAGCTGGACGGCCAGCAGGGTGCCCGCCGCCTCCCGGGCGACGACCAGCACCGGCCGGTCCTTGCCCCGCCCGTCGTTCTCCTCGAACGGCACCCAGGTCCAGACGATCTCGCCGGGGTCCGGATCGCCGTCGCAGGCAGGGGAGTACTCGGTCCGCACCCGGCCGACCTCGCGCGGGTCGGCCTCGGCGGTGGCGTGCGGGCCGTGACGGCCGGGGACGTTCTCATCGGTGTGGGTGTACGTGCTCACGGGGGCACCCTAGCTGGCCGTCAAATTCCCTGTCGCGGCCCCTGGTTGGCCCGCCTCGACGGTCGGAACGGTCCGGAAGATTGACATGACTGGGACACGCTCCCATCATGGGAGCGCTCCCAAGCCCCGCTCGCCGTCGCCTCGCCGACGGTCGGCGCGGTCGCTGCACGCCGCACGTTCCCCGTTCATCGTCCGGCTCCGCGGCGTGGCCCCGGGCCGGCGCTCACCCGGGAGGAACACCCCCATGCTGTTCCGCAGGAGACGACCAGACGGGCCGCGTCGCCCGCTCGCCGTCGCGGCCTCGGCAGCCCTGGCCGTGGCGGCCGCGGTGCTGCCGCTCGCCACGCCCGCCGCCGCGGCCGACCCGGCCGACATCACGGTCACGGTCAACGCGAGCGCGGGCCTGGGCACCGTCAGCCCGACCGCGCTCGGCGCCAACACCGCCATCTGGGACGCGAACATGAACGACCCGGAGGTGGCCTCCCTGTACCGGTCCGCGGGGATCGGCGCGCTGCGCTACCCGGGCGGCTCCTACGCCGACATCTACCACTGGGCCGACAACACCGCGCCCGGCGGTTACGTCGCCCCGGGCACCGACTTCGACGCCTTCATGGGCACCGTCAAGGCCACCGGCGCCCAGCCGATCCTGATCGCCAACTACGGCTCCGGGACGGCCAAGGAGGCCGCGGACTGGGTCCGGTACGCCAACGTCACCAAGGGCTACGGGGCCAAGTACTGGGAGATCGGCAACGAGATCTACGGCAACGGCGTCTACGGCAGCGGCTGGGAGAACGACACCCACGCCGACAAGACCCCCGACCAGTACGCCCGGGAGGTCGAGGCGTACGCCAAGGCCATGAAGGCGGTCGACCCGACCGTCAAGATCGGCGCGGTGCTCACCATGCCCGGCAACTGGCCCGACGGTTCGGTGGCCACCGGGGACACCGGCGACTGGAACCACACCGTGCTCGCCGCGGTCGCCCACGACATCGACTTCGTGAGCGTGCACTGGTACCCCAACACCAGCGGCGAGCAGTCGCTGGCCGCCGTACGGCAGTTGCCCGGTGAGCTGCGCGAGGTGCGCAACCTGGTGAACCGGTACGCGGGCGCCGACTCCGCGCGGATCGGCATCGCGATGACCGAGGTGAACTCCAACTCCGGCGGCGGCGCCTTCACCAGCAGGCCCAACGGCCTCTTCGCCGCGGAGGCCATGATGACGGCGATGGAGAACGGCGTCTTCACCGTGGACTGGTGGGACACCCACAACGGCGCGGGCGGCATCACCACCGTGGGCGGTGAGACCGACTACGGCGACATGGGCATGCTGTCCAACGGCAGTTGCACCGGCAGCGTCTGCGAGCCGGCGGTGAACACCCCGTTCGCGCCGTACTACGGCATCAAGACGCTCGGCGCTCTCAGCGACCCCGGCGACACCATGGTGGCCTCCGGCACCTCCGGTTCCGAGGTCTCCTCGCACGCGGTGCTCCGGGCCGACGGCGACCTCAGCGTGCTGCTGCTGAACCAGAGCACCACCACCGAGCACACCGTGGACCTGCGCTACCTGGGCTTCACCGCCGGCTCCGCCGCCCCGCAGGTGCAGCGCTGGGCACCCGGCGACGACGGTCTGGTCGACGCGACCGGCACCGCCACGGCCGGCTCGGTCACCCTGGCGCCCTCCTCCATCACCGTGCTGACGACGCATCCGAAGAGCGGCACCGGATCCTCCGCCGCCACCGTCGGCGCCCCCGGCACACCGCAGACCACCTCGGTCGGCGCCGACAGCGCCACCCTGAGCTGGCCGGCCGCCGACGGAGCGGTGGACCGGTACGAGGTCTACGAGCAGCTCGGCACCGGCCTCCAGCTGCTCGGTTCGTCCACCGGCACCTCCGCCACGATCCGCAACCTGCCGGCCGGCTCCCGGCACACGGTCAACGTGCTGGCCCGGGACAAGGCGGGACACCTCTCCCGGCCCTCCGTGCCGCTGACCTTCACCACCGGTACGCCGGACGACAGCACCTGCACCGTCTCGTACCAGGTGACCTCCGGCTGGGGCAACGGCTTCGTCTCCGACGTGGTGGTGAGCAACGTCGGCCCGGCCGACATCGACGGCTGGACGCTGACCTTCGACTGGCCGTCGGCCGGGCAGTCCGTCTCCTCGTGGTGGAACGCCGACGTCACCAGCGACGGGCAGCACGTCCACGTGACCAGCACCGACAGCAACGCCCGGCTCGCGCCGAACGGCGGAAACTCCGCCGAGTTCGGCTTCGTGGGCGCCAACGACGGCGCCAACCCCGCTCCGACGGCCTTCACCCTCAACGGAACGGTCTGCCGGACGATCTCCTGAGCACGGAGCCCTGGGTGGGGGCGACCCCACCCAGGGCGGGACTCCCGGGCGCGGAGCCCTCCGGGCTCAGACCGTGAGGACGATCTTGCCGCGGGTGCGTCCGGACTGGCTCAGCCGCCAGGCCTCGGCCGCCTCCGCCAGCGGCAGGGCCTTCTCCACGTGCACCGTGAGCTTGCCCGCGTCCGCGAGCTGGGCCAGGGTCGTCAGGTCGGCGGACGACGGGCGGACCCACACGTACTGGCCGCCCGCGGCGAGCGCGGCCTCGCCGTCGGCGATCGACGCGACGCGGCCCGGACGCCGCAGCAGCGGCAGCGACTGCCGGACCGCGCCGTCCCCGACGAAGTCGAGCACCGCGTCGACGCCCCCGGGAGCGAGCTCCCGCACGCGGTCGACGAGCCCCTCGCCGTAGGTGACCGGCTCCGCGCCGAGCGAGCGCAGGAACGCGTGGTTGCGCTCGCTCGCCGTGCCGATGACGCGCGCGCCGCGGGCGACGGCGATCTGCACCCCGAGCGAGCCGACCCCGCCGGCCGCGGCGTGCACGAGCACCACGTCGCCCCGGTCGACGCCCAGCCGCTCGATCGACTGGTACGCGGTGAGCCCGGCGAGCGGGACACCCGCCGCCTCCTCCCAGCTCAGCGACGCGGGCTTCTTCGCGAGGGTGCGCACGGGCGCCGAGACGAGTTCGGCGTACGCGCCGTTCTGCGCCCAGTCCTTGCGGATGTAGCCGTAGACCTCGTCGCCCACGGCGAACTCCGTGGCGTCGAAGCCGACCCGCTCCACCACGCCCGCGACGTCCCAGCCGGAGATCAGCGGGAAACGGGCCTCCATCACGGCGTCCAGCATGCCGGCGCCGAGCTTCCAGTCGACCGGGTTGACCCCGGCCGCCTTCACCCGGATCAGCACCTCGCCGGGCGCCACCTTGGGTTCGGGCAGCTCCACGAGCCGCAGATCGTCGGGGGATCCGTACGTGTCGAGTGCGATGGCCTTCATGTCACGGGTCAACTTCCGAGCGGACGGGATCATTCCGGGCGGTGGGAACGGCGTCGGGCCCTTCGGGCGCGGGGGCGGGTCGGGCCGGACCGTCGTCCGGCCGGGCCGTGATGCCGAGGCCGGGGCGGCGGGTGTGGACGGTGAGGTACGTCAGACCCTCGTCGCCGGCGGTGATGCCGCGGGCGGAGCCGTGGGGCAGCCACACCAGGGCGCCCTCGGCGACCGGGCACGGCGACCCGGCGGGGCCCGCGCCGAGGACGCCGGACCCGGCGACGACCAGGAGCAGGACGTCCAGTCGCGCCTCCGTGTGCGCCGCGATCCGTCCGCCGGGGGCGAGCCGCACCACGTTGGCGTCCAACTGGCGCCCGCCTTCGGCGAGTTTCCACAGCACGCCGGACGGCAGTGGCGGCTGCGACGCCAGTGCCCGGGCGTCGCACAGGACCCGCGGAACCGGTTCCGCCTGCTGCGCCGGTCCGTCGCCGGCGGCGGACGATGACGTCATCTGCACCCCTCGCTGTCTGTCGTCTCCGAAGCTCGACGTACAATTACTACACGTTGGATTTGTGAAAAATATACGCAGGTGAGAGGTGGGACGTGGCGGAGAGTCCCCGTCGGCGCGCGGTGCTGGACGTGCTGCGGGCCGCGTCCGGGCCGCTCGGCGTCACGGAGACCGCCGAGCGCCTCGGCGTCCACCCCAACACCGTCCGCTTCCACCTGGACGCCCTGGTGGCCGACGGTCTGGTCGAGCGCCGGGCCGAGGCGCCGAGCGGCCCGGGCCGGCCGCGCACCGTGTACACCGTCCACCCCGGCATGGACCGCGGCGGTGCGCGCGGTTACCTGCTGCTGGCGCGGATGCTGCTCAGTCGTCTGGCCCTCGCCGATCCGGTCGAGGCGCGCGAGGAGGCCCTGGAGACGGGCCGCGCGTGGGGCCGCTTCCTGGCCGACCCGCCGCCCCCCTTCGAGCGGCCTTCGGCCGAGGGGTCGGTCACCCGTCTCCTCGCCCTGCTGGACGACCTGGGGTTCGAGCCGGAGGCCGAGCACAGCGGGGCGCGGCCCCCGCGGCGGATCGGGCTGCGGCACTGCCCCTTCCTCGAACTCGCCGAGGAGCACGGGGAGTTGGTCTGCCCGCTCCATCTCGGCCTGATCCAGGGCGCGTTGGCGCGGCTCGACGCGCCGCTGACGGCCACCCGTCTGGAGCCGTTCGCCCGACCCGACCTCTGCCTCGCCCACCTGAGCGAGACGGGCACCCCCGCACGGGACGTGAGAAAGGCGGCACCTCGATGAACGCCACGTCCGCCGTCGCCACCGCGGTCACCTTCGTCTGGCTCGGGATGGTGCTGGCGATCTCCTTCCTGGAGGCGCCGCTGAAGTTCCGCGCACCGGGCGTGACCATCCCCATCGGGCTCGGCATCGGCCGGCTGGTGTTCCGGGCGCTGAACGCGGTCGAGGCGGTGTTCGCGGTCGTGGTGATCGCGGCGGTCGCGGTACCCGGCGCCCCCGCCTGGATCATCGGGCTCACCGCCGCCGTCGCGGTCTTCCTGCTGGCCCAGCTGGCCGCCGTCCGCCCTTCTCTCAACCGCAGGTCCGACCGGGTCCTCGCGGGCGAAGACCTGCCCCGTTCCCGCGGCCACCTGTGGTACGTGGCCCTGGAACTCCTCAAGGTGGCCGCCCTGCTGGCCCTCGGCATCGGACTGCTCACGGTCTGACGCCCTCGGCCACGGCGCCGGTTCGCGCACCGCGGGCCACCGTTCGTGCCGGCGCGGCTCCCGAGGTCTGCCGAACGGTGACGTCGACAAGGGCGCGGTGAAAGGGTCCCGCGCCTCAGCCGCCCAGCAGCCGTCGCAGCCAGCCGAGCCGGGCGGTCCGCGCCGCCCGGGACAGGGCCGCCTGCGGGGCCAGGGTGTCGAAGCCGTGGAACCCGCCGGGCCAGACGTGGAGTTCGGCCTCGCCGCCGGCCCGCCACAGGCGGGACGCGTAGTCGACCGTCTCGTCCCGGAAGGTCTCCGCCGAGCCGGTGTCGAGGTAGGCCGGCGGCAGTCCGGACAGGTCCGTGGCGCGGGCCGGGGCCGCGTAGGGGGAGACGTCCGGTCCGCCCCGGCGCGCACCGAGCAGCGCCGTCCAGGCGGTCTCGTTGGCGGTGCGGTCCCAGAGGCCGACGCCGGTCATCTGATGGCTGGAGACGGTGTCGTTGCGGTCGTCCAGCATCGGGCTCATCAGCAGCTGGCCCAACGGGCGCGGCCCCCGCCGGTCCCGGGCGAGCAGGGTGACGGCGGCCGTCAGCCCGCCGCCCGCGCTGGCGCCGGCCACCACGATCCGCTCCGGGTCGCCGCCGATCTCCCGCGCGTGCCCGGCCGTCCACCGCAGGCCCGCGTACACGTCCTCGACCGGCGCCGGATGCGGGTGCTCGGGCGCGAGCCGGTACTCGACCGACACCACCACCGCGCCCAACTCCCGTGCCCAGTCCAGCGGTACGTCCACCCCGGCGCGGCCGGTGCCGGCCATCATGCCGCCGCCGTGCACGTGGTAGAGCACCGGCAGCGGACCCGTGGCCGACACCGGGCGGCAGACCACCAGGCAGATCCCGGGGGCGTCCGGCGGTCCCGGCACCGCGCACTCCGTCACCTCGAAGGCGCCGCCCAGGGTGAGGTCCGCCAGCCCCGCGCCGACCCCCGCGCCGCGCCGGGCCGCGTCGAGGTCCGCCAGGCTGAACCCGGGCACCGCCGCGTCCCCCAGCGACTCCAGGCACGCGGCGAGTTCCGGGTCGAACGGGGGCGGGACCAGGGGCACGGCTTCCTCCTCGGACGGCTCACGGCACGGCGGTACGGCCACCGTCCGCATACCCCCCGGCGGCGCCGGGAGTCGGCCGCGGCGCGCGGTGTGACCCGGGTGCCGTAGCGTCCCGAACGCCCGAAGGGGCCGGAACCAGCGGGTTCCGGCCCCTTCGGGCGCGTGCGGTGCCGAGGCTCAGGCGGCGGTGATCTCCGCGGCGACGCCGTGCAGGCGCGTCACGACCTCGCTCAGCTGGCCGGCGACCTCGGTGTCGTCGACCGGGTGGGTCTCGGCGAAGCGGGTCATGGAGCCGGGGATGGACAGCTTGATGTCCTCGATCACCTTGCCGCCGGCGATGCCCACGGACTTGCGGGTGTCGTCCTGCGCCCACACGCCGCCGTACTGGCCGAAGGCGGTGCCGATGACGGCGGCGGGCT
This Streptomyces misionensis DNA region includes the following protein-coding sequences:
- the egtA gene encoding ergothioneine biosynthesis glutamate--cysteine ligase EgtA yields the protein MSDAITDGGDCTEDRTAVTEAEVDALVQGICFKTGPPRTLGVELEWLVHERGSPQRPVTPERLAAAYAALRAVPLGSALTVEPGGQLELSSPPAASLMECVRTVRADLAAVRTVLAGDGLDLVGIGHDPFRLPRRFLREPRYDAMEACLDRTGPAGRHMMRASASVQVCVDAGYEEPGPLGHGRRWWLAHQLGAVLVAAFANSPLIGGLPTGWLSTRQLMWMEIGAGRAGAPPLDEEPRAAWARHVLDSPVMCVRRDSGPWEVPERLTFREWTRSRRPRPPTRADLDYHLTTLFPPVRPRGHLELRMIDAQPGEDGWIVPLAVTAALFDDPMAAETAYRSVKTLAERAHNLPAPHNPLWTDAARRGLADPELREVAAVCFAAALDALPRLGATAELTDAVAGYLERHVARGRCPADDLLDALPGTRISPAAGGRTAHGRKDIPT
- a CDS encoding TIGR02452 family protein, which encodes MSARLRGIAAQTEEIVAAGRYRAPDGREVPLAAAVEAARAGTRMYGPGPVPVPPAPGTEQFVEVTGESSTEAARRLAGAPVAVLNFASARNPGGGYLNGAQAQEEALCRASALYTCLLEAREFYEHHRADRDPLYSDRVIHSPAVPVFRDDRGRLLAEPHLVGFLTAAAPNAGVLRRRSPERAAEIPAALATRAERVLETAAAHGYRRLVLGAWGCGVFRNDPAQVAEAFRALLGSGGRFAGTFEHVVFGVLDRSPGATVREAFARAFPHAGG
- a CDS encoding type II toxin-antitoxin system PemK/MazF family toxin, with amino-acid sequence MSTYTHTDENVPGRHGPHATAEADPREVGRVRTEYSPACDGDPDPGEIVWTWVPFEENDGRGKDRPVLVVAREAAGTLLAVQLSSKRHDGDREWVAIGSGPWDRSGRDSWVDVDRVLRLHEDGMRREACALDRMRFNLVRQRLHERYGWT
- a CDS encoding cellulose binding domain-containing protein, whose amino-acid sequence is MLFRRRRPDGPRRPLAVAASAALAVAAAVLPLATPAAAADPADITVTVNASAGLGTVSPTALGANTAIWDANMNDPEVASLYRSAGIGALRYPGGSYADIYHWADNTAPGGYVAPGTDFDAFMGTVKATGAQPILIANYGSGTAKEAADWVRYANVTKGYGAKYWEIGNEIYGNGVYGSGWENDTHADKTPDQYAREVEAYAKAMKAVDPTVKIGAVLTMPGNWPDGSVATGDTGDWNHTVLAAVAHDIDFVSVHWYPNTSGEQSLAAVRQLPGELREVRNLVNRYAGADSARIGIAMTEVNSNSGGGAFTSRPNGLFAAEAMMTAMENGVFTVDWWDTHNGAGGITTVGGETDYGDMGMLSNGSCTGSVCEPAVNTPFAPYYGIKTLGALSDPGDTMVASGTSGSEVSSHAVLRADGDLSVLLLNQSTTTEHTVDLRYLGFTAGSAAPQVQRWAPGDDGLVDATGTATAGSVTLAPSSITVLTTHPKSGTGSSAATVGAPGTPQTTSVGADSATLSWPAADGAVDRYEVYEQLGTGLQLLGSSTGTSATIRNLPAGSRHTVNVLARDKAGHLSRPSVPLTFTTGTPDDSTCTVSYQVTSGWGNGFVSDVVVSNVGPADIDGWTLTFDWPSAGQSVSSWWNADVTSDGQHVHVTSTDSNARLAPNGGNSAEFGFVGANDGANPAPTAFTLNGTVCRTIS
- a CDS encoding NADP-dependent oxidoreductase: MKAIALDTYGSPDDLRLVELPEPKVAPGEVLIRVKAAGVNPVDWKLGAGMLDAVMEARFPLISGWDVAGVVERVGFDATEFAVGDEVYGYIRKDWAQNGAYAELVSAPVRTLAKKPASLSWEEAAGVPLAGLTAYQSIERLGVDRGDVVLVHAAAGGVGSLGVQIAVARGARVIGTASERNHAFLRSLGAEPVTYGEGLVDRVRELAPGGVDAVLDFVGDGAVRQSLPLLRRPGRVASIADGEAALAAGGQYVWVRPSSADLTTLAQLADAGKLTVHVEKALPLAEAAEAWRLSQSGRTRGKIVLTV
- a CDS encoding cupin domain-containing protein, coding for MTSSSAAGDGPAQQAEPVPRVLCDARALASQPPLPSGVLWKLAEGGRQLDANVVRLAPGGRIAAHTEARLDVLLLVVAGSGVLGAGPAGSPCPVAEGALVWLPHGSARGITAGDEGLTYLTVHTRRPGLGITARPDDGPARPAPAPEGPDAVPTARNDPVRSEVDP
- a CDS encoding helix-turn-helix transcriptional regulator; translated protein: MAESPRRRAVLDVLRAASGPLGVTETAERLGVHPNTVRFHLDALVADGLVERRAEAPSGPGRPRTVYTVHPGMDRGGARGYLLLARMLLSRLALADPVEAREEALETGRAWGRFLADPPPPFERPSAEGSVTRLLALLDDLGFEPEAEHSGARPPRRIGLRHCPFLELAEEHGELVCPLHLGLIQGALARLDAPLTATRLEPFARPDLCLAHLSETGTPARDVRKAAPR
- a CDS encoding alpha/beta hydrolase codes for the protein MPLVPPPFDPELAACLESLGDAAVPGFSLADLDAARRGAGVGAGLADLTLGGAFEVTECAVPGPPDAPGICLVVCRPVSATGPLPVLYHVHGGGMMAGTGRAGVDVPLDWARELGAVVVSVEYRLAPEHPHPAPVEDVYAGLRWTAGHAREIGGDPERIVVAGASAGGGLTAAVTLLARDRRGPRPLGQLLMSPMLDDRNDTVSSHQMTGVGLWDRTANETAWTALLGARRGGPDVSPYAAPARATDLSGLPPAYLDTGSAETFRDETVDYASRLWRAGGEAELHVWPGGFHGFDTLAPQAALSRAARTARLGWLRRLLGG